One genomic segment of Rhizobium gallicum bv. gallicum R602sp includes these proteins:
- a CDS encoding ornithine cyclodeaminase family protein: MSSDAKFLLLDAKDVGQLIEPAKVFDAMKRAFTLHSRREGRVFPVVREQLHTGGVFGIKSGDVPNADLLGFKAAGFWPSNRKAGKEPHQATILLIDPHTGRPLCLIDGNTITTVRTGAVGALGLTLLARPESTSLCIFGTGTQARIQLSFALRYMPMIKRVSYVTVNGQPDDGFEKELGHLCTLIHAQDPDAAVSESDIVVTATPGSGPLFSPAAIRAGTHLNCVGADTKGKRELPEGVLRRSRLFTDDRDQSRSIGEGQWDAECPSIEIGDLLTGKVRLTRDLEDITVFDMTGLALQDLVVAEMLWHLATAKSQGTTLSWPW, from the coding sequence GATGAAGCGGGCCTTCACACTGCACAGCCGGCGCGAAGGTCGTGTCTTTCCTGTCGTGCGCGAGCAGCTTCATACAGGCGGCGTTTTTGGGATAAAATCAGGAGATGTACCGAACGCGGATTTGCTCGGATTCAAGGCAGCCGGATTTTGGCCGAGCAACCGTAAGGCCGGAAAAGAGCCGCACCAGGCCACAATCCTTTTGATCGATCCGCACACCGGCAGGCCCCTCTGCTTGATCGACGGGAACACCATAACGACCGTCCGTACCGGTGCCGTAGGCGCTCTCGGCCTGACGCTGCTTGCGCGGCCGGAAAGTACATCCCTTTGCATTTTCGGCACTGGCACTCAAGCGCGGATACAGCTCAGCTTTGCCTTGCGCTACATGCCGATGATCAAACGTGTCTCGTATGTGACGGTAAATGGACAACCTGACGATGGATTCGAAAAGGAACTGGGGCATTTATGCACCCTCATCCACGCTCAAGACCCAGATGCGGCCGTCAGCGAAAGCGATATTGTCGTGACTGCAACGCCGGGTAGTGGACCCTTGTTTTCGCCTGCCGCGATCCGCGCAGGCACACACCTCAATTGCGTGGGCGCCGACACGAAAGGCAAGCGAGAGCTCCCCGAGGGCGTTCTTCGCCGATCCCGGCTCTTTACAGACGATCGCGACCAGTCGCGTTCGATTGGCGAAGGTCAATGGGATGCCGAATGCCCCTCGATCGAGATCGGAGATCTGTTGACGGGCAAGGTACGACTGACACGTGATCTCGAAGATATTACGGTCTTCGACATGACCGGATTAGCCCTTCAGGACCTAGTCGTCGCTGAAATGCTTTGGCACCTGGCGACCGCAAAGAGTCAAGGCACGACCCTGTCGTGGCCTTGGTAG